Sequence from the Acropora muricata isolate sample 2 chromosome 10, ASM3666990v1, whole genome shotgun sequence genome:
tccttactcatatatatgtgttgtccgtaactgtgctcacattgtgggtggctcctcctgaaatgttctgcaattggtataggatttaatggagccgaaaccaattgtagaattgcacacattttaggcatcctactgatgaacagttgcaacacagatatattttttagcaactactatcatttgctgtctgtccgctttgaatacaTGTGCACCAATATATTATTCAATGCGTTTGAGTGTCTTAAATATCAACATAACTTACATGTAAAATACTTTTCACATTGATTGCTGTAAGGTTATTCCTTGTCGCATTTTCTTCCAAAATTTCATCGATGTTTTCAAATCCTTTCCCTATTTCAGTTGCTGGCAGCTTGTAGGCAGGATCACATTCGTGGTCTGCAACAGACACGTTCTCACTTATCTTGGACTTTTTCGCTTCACTTCCGCCATCTTTCTTGTTATCCCTCTTTCGCTTCTTACTATAGGAAGACTTTGGCATCGTTAGATGATACTGTTCTCCTGTTAATTTAAAAACCACACTTCCTACTGAAGCCACCACGGGCTTTCCTCATTTCCGCCATTTTTCTCAAATCATAAACCACAATGCCCTGCAAGATGTAAAACCTGAACAAAAATAATCCTTTGGGGAGTCTGGTGGGTGGTAGTTATTGAGGACTCTATAAAGGTTGcatgtcatcatcatcatcatcatcaccatcatcatcgttagaagaagaagaagaagaagaagaagaagaagaagaagaagaagaagaactagaagaagaagaagaagaagaagaagaagaagaagaggaaggagaacaagaagaagaacaacaatAAGCATGAAGTTGTCAGTCGATGTCCCAATGCGGAGATGTCCAGATGACGTTGAGATGTACGGAGAAGGTCGAGATGCCGAGATCTACTATGATAGGGTATTTAGCTGTTTTTACACAGAGGTATAACATTGAAATGTACTAATTGCGAGCCTCCCGTGGAGTTCgtttatttcttttcaaaaaacCTCTCTGGAAACTTGTTAATGCGCAAATTAAATACCCAGGACACAGGACAAAAATAAAGGAACCAGTTGATAGAACCTCTGGAACGAGTAGCTCGAAGCATGGTTTAGTGCGAACCAGCGTATAGGGTTATATAGCAGTCAATGGttggcgctaaccatgcttccaGCAACCGGCATCTGGACGAAGCGCCAGAGCGTTTCACCTTGACGAGCCATCTCGAGATTTCGACTTCTGTGCCAGAATTTCAGATACCAATCGGGTCCAATTGGGCAGGGAGGGAGCACCTAGACCACACGAAACAGCTCCGTTCACATCCTGCACTATgatcaatttcttttatttcatccaTTTCGGTATTTACATTGTGTGTAGTACAATTGTCATTTACGCTACCacttgtttaaatttttttgcaattttttcgaACACTCAGTTTCTTACAACAAccataaacaaacaaacaaacaaaaagaaaacggtTGTAATTGTACCGAAAAGGGAAGAAAtcgcaaacaaaacaaaaaaaagagatattaatgaaaaggaaagaaacttcTAGTAAGTTCTTTCAGAACGACTTTTTGAAAGTAAACGAGCAGCACCTGCGCCACTCACTTATTACATATTTCTGTGCCGCATCACGACTTTACGACTTTTCGAAATCCCAAAATTCTGATAACAAAGTAGCCTGACATCTCAGCAACTCGTCATTTAAATATCTCAACCTTTCGATACTTGCTTTTGCACATCATCAGAACTTCGAAGTCGACCGAACACTTAGCTCGTTTCTTGGGCTCGAGCAGCAACGCGAAAGAGGACACTGGTACCTAAGCGTGACGTCACGACGTAAAAAAATGGCAGGATTTTGGAGTCAGGAAAGAGTACGAATCAAGCGTTCGGattgaaatatgaaatgaaGTCGTCTtagttttctttcgttttatttgCTGTTAGACTTAAAATTCACAGAGAACCTTCTGATGATGTCTGGTGAACACACGCCGAGTCTGAGCGATGAAGAAGACGACGATTTAGATTGCAACAATCCTGCGCCTCAACTCCCTGAGCTTCAAGATACGCTGTCAAAATGGACAAACTACCTCCATGGATGGCAAGAAAGATGGGTAGTGCTAAGTGGCGGTGCTTTGTCGTATTACAAGTCAGAGTACGATACAGCCTTTGGATGTCGAGGATCGATGAGTGTGGCAAAAGCGAACATTCAGGTACACGTAATTGTTAGTGGTATGGTTTAATATTGGTGTTTTGCAGGAATGAAAAGTTTGTATACAGCCATTATAAGATACGTTGTTGGTCGAAAGTCTTCACTTGGGAGATAAGCAGAGATATATTTTCTCTGAAGCACGTAGTATTTGTTTGTGTTGGTAGCTTTGATTTTGAAACAGCATGCTTATTCATGTTTTCAAGTATATTGTTTTGTCGACactattatttttctttggacGAGTAAAATGTAATTTTACACCATGATATATTGCTTTAAAAATCATAGGGGTTTTCTTTTGGTAATGAGTAATCTGAGATGATGGGATGGCCATCGTTTCGATGCAATTTTTCCTCCAGGTCAGGTACTAAAAGTGTTTATCGAAGAAATTGTGTAAATTTATACATTGTATGTGCCTTAAGTTGGTGATTGCAATATCCGTCCCCACCTGTCCCGCATGCTTTCATATTCGTTAACTTATTTGTCTTTCGACATTTTAATATACAGATTTTAGTTTTGAAAAGATTAAGGAACATGACTGCATTGCTAAAGAAAACTTTCTATCGACATAGATCTCTTGTATACTGTAGCTTCTTCTTACATTGATTTTAAAGTTCCTCTACCTTTATTGTACTTGTCTTTTGATTATTATACGAGCCTTAGCTACTTGGAAACGCCATTTATTTTATCGAATTTTATGATATTGTGTGCAGGTGAAATAAAAGATATTAAATCCTGAATGATTCTTATTGAATGTTTACCAGCTGATTGTCAAAATCAATGTGTGGGGTGTGTTTTTTTAACTACATGGCTAAACGTTACTTCTTTAGATATTGTAAGTCTGTTTGTATAAGTGAAGGTTCTATTGGGGGTCTATAAATTCTAAAGATTTCCATGTGGCGATTTAGGAAAGTCAACATGtacattaaattattttaactGTCAGAATCATGGATGAAGATGTTCTGGTCCTTAATAATTCAATGTTTTAACATAGCCAATATAGTTATTGAGAAGAACATGTAGGATTTAAGGGCTACTGACAGTCATTTTGTTTAAACTCTCTGATATCAATTAACTGACAAGGTATGGTTGTGATTAATTGTTATAAAGGAGCCACGTATTAGAGCAAGTAATGTATGTATTATcaatcattcttcactttcattaatCATTTTGATATAAATTTATTTCTCCAGCGTCATGAGTTTGATGAGTGTAGATTTGATGTCAGTGTGAATGATTGTATGTATTACCTGAGGGCACCTAATGCAGAGAAACGGGAAAAATGGGTGGATGGACTTAAAGCTGTGAAGGTAACTAGTTCTGTTTATTTTTGGTGTACATGAAGAATATAATAAACAGCACCAAAATTTTAACTTACGCTGAAGTTGGATGTGCATATGCCTAAATTTATTGTGAATTGAGTCTGAGtttaaaacttttatttttagACTGTTTTGCTATGGTACTTTGCAATGGTAAAATTGATTGTAATTCATGTAATGCTGAGATAAAAAGTGCGTTTAACAGTGAAATACCAGTActttgaggttttttttttacatttcttatGGACAAAAATCATAGTTTTGTAATGACGGTCTGCTTAGTTGTGTTCACTGTAGACTCTACTACTTAAGCCCCATGAGACTTAAGGGATACCAACCATCTACAATTACATGTACTCCACTTGTAGGTTCAGTTTCTTGTTTTTACTAATTGGTGGTTTTTCCTCTCAGGCAGCAGAGTCTGGCTATGGCTCAGAATCAAGTCTCAAGAAAAATGGCTCTTTGCTGTCCTTGTCATCTGTAACAAGTTTATCAACAACAGCATCTTCCTCGTCTTTCAAGGTACTGTAGTACAACACTGCAGAAGTGAAAAATAGGTAGTCTTTGACTGCATAATTGACTACCGATGtaaaaattttgaagacaaGTGATTGAGTACTACTGTATATTATTCGATGTGAGATCCAAAGAAATATAAAGCAAAGTATAAATATCACTGAGAATATGTGTGATTTGATGTTTGAAATTTAGCCAGGCAAGttgtaaactgaaaaaaataatgaagaaaataaaaaagttccATGTTTGAGTCTTGAACCTACAACTTCCAGATTCTACATGCATGCCTTTAAATACATTGCCGTAAAATTCCTAGAACCTGGACAATACCAAAAAAAGTTGTGCCACTTATGCACTAAGAAGTATATGACATAATGGCTATCTAGCCAGTAAccataaaacagaaaaatgagGATGTCAGATTGCCTTAGCAGGCTTTTGAATGTAGATCCTTGGAattgacatgaaaaaaaaaaattctctattgTATTTTGTTATCTGCAATAAGGGTTTTCACTTGgatattttattgaaatcagCAAAATGTAACTTTTGTCAACTATTGCTGTTATACTTTGACAGAAGGGTAGAAGTTTGCGTGAAAAGTTGATGGAGCTTGAGACATTCCGTGACATTGTTTGCCAGCAAATTGACACACTGCAAGGTTACTTTGATGCTTGTGCTGGAACTGGCGTGAATCAGAAACAGGCGCCTCTGGCAGATGCACATGGCAGTGAAGTCTATGATAGCAATGATGGGTGTAAGTCATTGTGCTGTAACACATTTTCAGTAATGTTGTTGGAAGGATTAATGTTATTATTCTTCCAATTTGCCCTAAAGGTATCCAACCATGATGCTTCAGCataataattttttcaaaaGATAGAGTTCAATGTATTTTATAATATTACTATAGCAATGCTAACATAATATTGTTATAATAGACCCAGAAAGAATGTGTAAAGAAGTTACATttgaaaacatcaaaacaacaaCTGTTTTGTGAAATGTCACACCCTTTTGATCAAATTTCACAAGGAGGAACTTGCACATTCCATTTAAGTCACACACTGTTTGACAGACAACAATTCACTTAGGGATGGTTTATTATTTATGAAGATGACTGGCTCAAGAAAAATTATACTTTCTCTGTTTTTCTAAAGTCACCCAAAAGGCACTAGTTTTTTCATACCCTGTTTAGTATTTTTGGTCAAATTGTTTTCCAGAGCCCTTTCAAGTTGAAGTGGTGTTATTAAACTTGTTAAAATCATGGAGATAGAAAGTTAATGACATGCCTACACAGACTCATCCAGTGTGGTTTTTGGAGTCACCTTGCATTGGATACTAAAAATCATTATTGTATTTCTGCTCTAATGAGTGTGTCTtgagagatttacctcttttgtatgACATTGTGGGAAATTTTAAGTAgatagttttcagcaaaggctgattttttTAGGCTCCGTTTTTACACCAATATCTGTTTAAGATTTGGTTTTAATGTCCTAGATTGGATTGTACTGTACCCCTATAAACCCTTTTTCCAACCACTTTCACATCAtaactcccttttttttttctaagcgaggtttttgttgtttttggagAAGCAGCCAAGTTAGATGAATGACTCAAAATCACgtgtacaaaaaaaatttcacgggaaagagaaaaaaaggaactttatttaagtgtctagttgtTATAGGGCTGAAGCACTAATTTGGGAgactgtaaaataaaattaacaattaacataAATCGAGTCAAATGCTGTTTTCGAgaagaggggaaaccggagtacccggagaaaacctctcggtgcagagaagggaaccaacaaactcaacccatgtATGATGCCGCATCTGGGAATCGaccccaggccacattggtgggaggtgagtgctctcacctCTGTGCCATCCCTGCATCCcgtattttttgtcttttgaatATCCTGATGAAGTTTCTGCTGAATGATGTAAAATCAAATTAGCTTGATTTGTTCGATCAGTGGAATTATTGTAACACGAGGTGCTAGGCACCTACAAGGACAGCTCAGTTGCATTAATTAACAGATTTAATACCACAGCTTGTCACATTTGCAAAAacaattgtttttgttcatgttttaatgaaattttattggCAAGGGAGACATTAAGGCTTTTTTTAAAGCccatttttgtgtgaaataaGCAGAACTTGGCTGGCAGACCCTATGGTACCATGCTGAGTGACAGAAAATTATCCTTCAATATTCAATTTGAAATGTCCCACAAAGACCTCATGGTGTTTAAGATTGTGTAACAAAGGCAATCAGATTTGCTGACCATGACAAATAACACTGCCTCATCATGTGTTTCCCAACTTTTCAATACAAAATAGGGTGTTAATCATGCAAGAACCTTTTTGTAATACAAGGGCACCAAAACATCTTGTGTTGCATATAGTCTGGTGGAGTCTGAAGATTTCAATTTGCAATCATTGAACTTCACTTTGAAGGTGTTTAAATTTCATGTTCATCCTTTGAAATGCAAGGAATGACAACTAAGTAGTGCTCAGCTAACTAAGATTACCTTCATTGAGAAAGATCTTCTGgctgattggagtcctgagaaggactgttgtttgtgactgacgtttcgacaacctgtgcggaagctatcttcagagtcaagattATTATTATGGCTCATTTGGACAACATTGCTCTGCGTGTTCTATCAACATTCCCATGTGTTCAATTTAGCAAGCTTCAATGTGAGTTTTCCCTGCATtatcaaaaaagaaattgcaGCAATATACATTTGGTATTGAATCGCAATTTATCGGGTGAATATCAGTATGAATACAGGTTCCTCATGTTGTTCTCAACAGACAACTGTTGCATTTCTGTTATTCTTTTAGGTAAGTCACCATTTTTCAAAACCTGGtcaataaatttttcaaaaaaaaaacaaacaaaacaaaacaaaactcattGTCACAAAAGGAAAGTTTTTCAAGGCCCACTCATTTTTTTCCCGACCTGGTCATCCTGATAAATAATGAACCGTCCCTTAATCCTCCTTAATCTTgatattgtttttgtgtttccAGTGGATAATGATGCTGATGATGAAATGGAAGAATTATCAACCACACCTACTCCGGGTACTTTTCATCATATTGGCATTAACTCTGGCCACAAGAGAACCACTTCGGATGGAGCTGCAGTGCTATCTATTGCTAATGCTAAAGGCGTTGATTTCAGGGGAGAGTCGTTCACATTTAAAGCCACCACTGCAGGCATCCTGGAAACACTTCAACACTGCATTGATATTATAAATAAGAGAGAAGACCACTGGCAGAGAAGATTGGATAAGGTatgacattaataataataatattattattgaagctCCGCTCACccaaaagtggttttcagggaggtcctgcatctgATCGAATTGGAATTAAATGTTTTTGacgagaggggaaaaccggagaactcAGAGAAAAAGCTCttggagcagagtaaagaaccaacaaccaacttaaccctcTTGTGGTGtgttttcaaattcaattcaatttggAAGAGACATAATAAACATCAAACTAACCTCATTTTCTCCATCCTTACTGTAATTTACAACaccttgttttttttacttcaattcATCACACTTGTGCTTTGGGCCATAaactgaagtgaaaaaaaaaagtccataacttacagtatgaCCCTTGAATTCTATTAGTAAGAGGTTTGCAACCAATGATTTTATTTGCTAGTTACAAAATGTGGTGGAATTGATCATCAGCCTTGtgtattttgttgtatttcaccAGTTATAACATCATGTTTGAAAGACCTTGTTATAAAAACAAGCAATAAAAAATAAGAATGACGTTTTGACCGTTCCACggccattttcaagttcaagttcatggaTTAAACAATTCCGCAATTCCacgaacttgaaaatgaccgtggaACGGTCAAAACATCGTACTCATTTtttatcgcttgtttttataacaaaatgtttAACTAAGAACTTATTACTTCATATTTGAAAAATCACTGTAAATATCAAccaaatcagaaaaaaattcatcaGATTTTGCATGATCAGTCACCAACAAAACATGAAAACTGTGGGAAATAACTTAGACATTCAATTTGCAATCAAGGATTGTCAGCCAATCACTGTGCTGCCACCAAACTAAGGGAATCTGTAAATGAGTGGATTAGCTCTAATACATATTCTAGATATCATTGTTACCGTGTCTCTCTCATTATTGATGCTCACTTGCGCAGAAGTCACACATAGAAATAGAGATGGCTTACTGGTCAAATGCAAAGGCTGCTTTGCCTCTTTCAACAGGAAATAGAGAAACGGAAGAAAGCAGAGGCAGCTGTGAAAACAGCAGTCATCAATGCAAGGAAGCAAGCATTTATTGGAGGGCCAGATTTTGAGGTTCATAATTAAATTGGGACTAATTAAATAGTGATATTAAATGAGGTTTCACTGCTGACTGAAAAATAATGTTCTCGCAAATGAGCTGCTCCCccaaaatattaaatattttgtgGGAACAGTGTAGCTCTTAGTATGTGGAAGTGATGACAGTAAGTTGCGAGATTGATCTTAAGGGCCTCTGTGAAAGCATGCACCCcagttaaataataattatgacaattattttgtttgttgagTTGTATTGACCTTTTATATTCTATGCACAAACTCCGGGCAACTGAACTGTGTTAATGAAAGTTCCACACACTTAGATAATCCATAATATCCCAAGGATGACTGACATTATGTTATGTGACTGTACTATTTTGGTCCTTACCTTTCATTAGGAAGGACCACATAGTGCATTGAATGAAGAAGAATTCTATGATGCAATTGAAGTGGCTCTTGACCGTCAGGATGAAGAAGATGCAATGGTGAGTTCTATTTCCATTTTCCAACAACAGCATTCTTTTCTTCAAGCTTATAATTATAGTGTAAcctttattattaaaaactggatcattggataatacAATTCAAGACTTCCTATTgccttagccattatggtatatgagccaatatactctaccataatctacaaaatTGATAAGATTACGCAtcagcttaaattaaaaaaggagctaaaaaattttccctcaacaAACAATGGCGCCAGCAAAAAAAATCGCTTTGAGAAGACATTGCAAGGTGATGGTAGAAGTATTTTGATGTAACAAAAAACCCGTGTAAAAGGCCAGAACACAGTTGATGACTGCTGAAGGAACCGCTGTTGTTAGTATGTCAAGAAGACATCACAGTGCAAAGTCAAGGGGTTTACAATATATCAAGCAAACTAGCAAGCCAAATACTGCAGAGCAGTTGTTGTTGATAAGGCGAGACCACATGACTAGGCAAAGGCAAGCACGCTGAAGAAAACCAAATCAGTGATCTGCTAAGATCAACAGAACAGGCAACTGCAGTTATGGCAAAGACAccagcaagaaaaaaaaggaaattgagCAAAAGTGCAAAATACAGCAACCTTTCACAAAGGTGAAGCATGAGAGCTAAGAACAGTAATGACGTGAGTGCAATGGCAATAACTGCGGATCAGCAATCCTTTCCAAATTAACTCAAATAACCCCATTTAAGAGAAAGTAATCTGTGTTATGCCTTGAGGTGAAGCACgcaatttttttcctgtttggagAAAAGCGAGAAAGCTGTCAAATTAAATTAGCATCAGAGTTGGAAATCAGCAAACAGCAAGTTAACAACATTCTAAAGAACAGAGAAAATGTTAAGCACTTTACCAACAACTTCAAAACTAGCAATGGTCTTCAAAGGAAATTGCTGAAATCAGCAAAGAATAAGGAATCAGACAGATGTGTTCATTCAAGAACATTTGAAGGATAGAATGGTCTGTGGAGTTTTGCTGCAGGAGAAGGCGAAACATTTCAACATTAGTGCTGTTGGcacaaattttaatgttttgaaacaaaagaacatttttagtttctttaaaCACACTGAACAATAAATAGAAAGACATTTTAGTggaagtttcatgttttttcttCAGGTATTAACTTTACTTGTACATTTATTCAAAGGCAATGAAAAATGACAATACAACGTTCATTTATTCTTGGCCATGAGTGACCgtattaataatattcattaTCTGAACTTTTTACTTGTCTCCTAATGAGTCTGGATAATTGTGGTTGGAATGTAGAAGTACATTGAATAGGGAATGCTTTATGATTATGGTCATTGTGGTAAACTCacagtgtattaaaaaaaaatatattgattgattttgttgttttttgtaaacaaatgTAGAAGGATTTTCAATCTAGCACATTTGTGCCCCCCTCAGAACTCATTGAGCAGGAGCCAGAACACAGAATGAAAGCTGAGGTAAGCGGAAGCAGACGTAGAGCAAAGATCAACCAATGactttaatattttttacagtattttattttttgttcattaCAGTATGTGAATATTCTTGTAGGCTGTGTTGCTGAAAGACTTGGAGTTTATGCCATTTGTTTGGCTTTAAGTGCCTGTAAGCTCCAACATCACTGCTGGGACATGTTTcatataaatttcaaattgattGCACAAAAAGAaagctgaaatgctttgtcccATGGCCATGCTAGGGAGATGCTCTTAAAATGACCTTCTTCTTGCAGGTTGATAAATGTCTGGAAGAATGCTACCAGATAGTTTCAGAAAATGTTGATCACAACTGGAGTTTGGCTTATGAGGATGGTGATATGAAGGTGTGATTTTCACTTTACCATGCTTTTAATTGGTTCATGTTGatgtttttgaacaattttagtAAAGGGAAATTGCTTTTATTACAGTCTTCACGTTACTTTGCCATGTAGCACTGTGATCATAatattataatcattttatGTAGTGAGGTACCAGAAACATGTCTTGCTGAGCAGAATGTTTCAGGGAGCTGGCaattatactaataattattgtaagggTAGGCTTGTGAAAATCATTGTTGCTTCTTTGCAACTATGATTGATTACATCTTATGCTTTTCGTAGCACTTTTTGCAGGATGGAGGGGTTGTTTTTAGCTACAGTAAATGTGAACCCACACACCCACACCTTCAGCTTGGTTTCATCTTAGTTTATGATTttatattgtttcttttgtcttcAGGTGTATCGGCGGGATTATGAAGAGGGTGGCATTGTTTGTGATTTCCTAAAAGCAACGCACACAGTAACGGTTAGTTGAACTTTACTGTCTTAGACAGACAGCATATCTTTTGGCTCATTTTTCCCGTCATTAAGTTCATCAACCATGCAGCCACACCAACCATGTAACAACCATGCACAAGGCTTTTGTGGTGTACTGTACTTGTGAAAATCATCCTCCAGGTccctatttttttttgaaaggtgCATAGGTCCACTAGATAAATCATTACCTCCATTTGGCAAGAGTGGAAGActatattttcagtttttcacattttaaaaaaatgttttatgttTGTTGCTTCCTGATCAGAAACCATTAGGACATTCACTTTGTAAATCCgtattgaaaaataataacGGGGAACAATGTACAGTAACTGTTACTGTACGTTGTTCTCCGgtatattcattcatttatagATTATATTCTCATTCTTTGCTCAGGGAATAACTGCAAGAGAAATGGCTCACTACTTCTTTGACATTGATGTTCGCATGGATTGGGAGAGTAAGTACTTCACAACTGCCGTTATTCGTCATGATTTATTAATTCAAGGGGCAAAGGTAGTATTAATCATTAAGTTTTATTAATGAGGCTGTTATACTCTGAGGATAGAAGTGTGAGGTTCTGGACACTTGTATTCTGTGATCCAAAATACACGATAATGCAATGCTCTGCTATTGGAAAACACTTGCGTGACGCCCACAATCAGAAGGACAAAGATCTTCGGGAACAATTTACCATTCTTAAGAAATGTGTATTTGATCTTAATTGATCAAAATCTCTTATTCATTAAACATGAGAACTTCTGCCATATTTCCTTCGAAGTGTGAGGCGATGTGAAATAAAGTGCAGACCTTATCGATCAAAGCGCTGCCAACTGTATTATTTATCATGTTGTTCTAAAAGTGTCTTGCAACAATTTTATATTACTACCCTCCAATTACTCGCGCATCCTTTGATATGTTTACGTTTTCCTCTAGAACATAAATTACTCTCCGAGCCAACATAGCGAGAAACATGGATTCAACCAGAACAGAACATCACTATTGTCGTTTCGGCTCCTTCATTCCATAAACTTGTTCTTTTAGAAAATTTTTCTCTATGTACCGAAATGCCACCTAATTATATTCCTATCAGACTTCTGACCACGTACCACGTAGCCACTTCTACTATTGCTACGAGACTTAATTTCTCTCCGCGACCATGTAGCCGCTCCATAATATTCCGGTCGGACTATTGGCTAAATTTCTTTCCGCCAGGGCCAAAAATTTTTACTGAAAGTTTAtttatgcgaaaaaaaaatgtgtgcCTAGACCCAAAACCCTCTTTTGTAGTGGGAAcaggtagtctccttcgcagccgtctttcgggatgtcacgcaacgctccccggCGTtacgtgacatcccgaaagacggctgcgaagaaGACTAGGGAACAGGTGGCTTGGTAGTTGATCTCACGGTGGTCTAAGTGTACCAAATGTGTCAGCTCCCCTTATTCTTTACTGGGATACCCAGGCAGCATCATGTATTTGTGGCGTTGGCTGGGGACATCATACACACactgattttaaaaaaagactggatgAAGCTACCTATTGTTTTAGAACCCTAGTTTTTGAAGCCATCGGCGCCATATTGGTAGGATTCAATTTGTTATTGATAGGAGGAATATAAACCATAAATTAAAAGTGCGTTGAATACATAGCACCAAGTAGCTCTAAAATCCTTAAACTTGCATTTGACAATCCATGCGCGGTGATTTCGCATTGACTCCTCACTAGG
This genomic interval carries:
- the LOC136931380 gene encoding ceramide transfer protein-like, producing the protein MMSGEHTPSLSDEEDDDLDCNNPAPQLPELQDTLSKWTNYLHGWQERWVVLSGGALSYYKSEYDTAFGCRGSMSVAKANIQRHEFDECRFDVSVNDCMYYLRAPNAEKREKWVDGLKAVKAAESGYGSESSLKKNGSLLSLSSVTSLSTTASSSSFKKGRSLREKLMELETFRDIVCQQIDTLQGYFDACAGTGVNQKQAPLADAHGSEVYDSNDGLDNDADDEMEELSTTPTPGTFHHIGINSGHKRTTSDGAAVLSIANAKGVDFRGESFTFKATTAGILETLQHCIDIINKREDHWQRRLDKEIEKRKKAEAAVKTAVINARKQAFIGGPDFEEGPHSALNEEEFYDAIEVALDRQDEEDAMKDFQSSTFVPPSELIEQEPEHRMKAEVDKCLEECYQIVSENVDHNWSLAYEDGDMKVYRRDYEEGGIVCDFLKATHTVTGITAREMAHYFFDIDVRMDWETTLDSSKILEQLSDSTLIVHQIYKRVWPSSQRDTVFLSHIREMPTHDAGERQVNEVGRPWIVMNYSIEHPDAPINKFVRAVAVVSLFCQTLIEPRQEGNKLNRDHISCKITYISNVNPGGWAPPSVVRAVSKREYPKFLRRLSSFCQNACEDKPITM